The stretch of DNA TACTCGTCCCCGTCGTCGCCTCGTCCTCGCTCTGATCGCCGACGAGCTTCCCCGGCGGCGTTGCGCGTGATGTTAGCGCAGGTAGGAAGGGGCGTCAACGCGAAGCGGCGCGGGGACGGGGGCGGAGCGTCGGGTATACCTGATGGAGGAGGCGTTCCGGACCCCCGTCCCGACGCCGTCGAAGGGACGCGCATGGAGCAGCGCCAGCGGCGACAGTGGCACGCCCTCCCCGCCGAGGAGGTCCTCCGCGCGCTGGGCTCCTCGCAGCGGGGGCTGGACGACGACGCCGCGGCGCGACTGCTCGAGGAGCACGGCGAGAACCTGCTGCAGGCCGAGGAGGCGCCGGGGCTGGGCACGCTAGCCCTCAAGCAGGTCGCCAGCCCGCTCATCTACATGCTCGCCGCCGCCGCGGTCGTATCCGTGCTCGCCGGACACCGGGTGGACGCGGCCGTCATCGGCGCCGTCGTGCTGCTCAACACGGTGATCGGCGTGGCGCAGGAGTGGCGGGCGGAGAAGGCGCTCGAGGCGCTGCGCGCCATGTCCTCGCCCAAGGCGCGCGTACTGCGCGACGAGCAGGTCCGCGTCATCGACGCCGAGCTGGTCGTGCCGGGAGACGTGCTGATGCTCGAGACCGGCGACAGGGTTGCGGCCGACGGGCGCCTGACCCACGCCGCCGAACTTCGGATCGACGAGTCCGCCCTCACCGGCGAGTCAGACCCCGTGCGCAAACGGGTCGACCCGGTGCCCCCCGAGACGTCGATGGCCGACAGGACGTGCATGGTCTGGATGTCCTCGCCGGTGATAGGCGGCCGAGGACGGGCCGTCGTGGTGGGGACCGGCATGGACACCGTCATGGGCGACATCGCCGCCGGGGTGCAGGCCGGAGGACGCGAGCAGACGCCCCTGCAGAAGCGCCTCGGCAGACTCGGCACGGCGATCGGCGCCGCCGCGATCGGCGTCGCGGTGTTCATCTTCGGGCTGGGGCTGCTGCGCGGCTTCGAGGTCGTCGAGATGCTGCTCTTCGCTGTCGCGGCGGCCGTCTCGGCGATCCCGGAGGGCCTCCCGGCCGTGATCAGCGTGGTCCTGGCGGTCGGCGTCCGCTCGATGGCGGACCGCAACGCCATCGTGCGCCGCCTGCCCGCGGTCGAGACGCTGGGCTCGACCACGGTGGTGTGCTCCGACAAGACCGGGACGATCACCAAGAACGAGATGACCGTGCGCCGCATGTGGGCGGGAGGGCGGCCGTTCGACGCGACCGGGGAGGGCTACGACCCTGCGGGCGAGGTGACGGCCCGCGGCGCCGGGCCCCCTCCCGCCGAGGACCCCGCCCTCGCGATGCTGCTGGAGATCGGGGTCGTGTGCAACGACGCCGTGCACGAGCGCGCGGACGCCGGGTGGCGGGTCGAGGGCGACCCGATGGAGGGCGCGCTTCTCGTCGTCGCGGCGAAGGCCGGGCTCGACGTCCCCGCCCTGCAGCGCGCCCGGCCGCGCACGGCCGAGGTGCCCTTCTCCTCGGAGCGCAAGTTCATGGCGACCCTGAACGGGATCCGCGGAGCCGACGGCGAGGCGGGAGCCGACGGGGGCTCTACGTCGCCCCTCACGGCGGAGGCGGAGGCCGTCCTGTACGTGAAGGGCGCCCCCGACACGCTGCTGAGGCGATGCGAGAGGATCGTACGCGACGGCGCCGAGGTCGACCTCTCCGACGAGCTGCGAGACGAGGTACTCCGCGCGAACGAGGCGCTCGCCGCCAGCGCCCTGCGCGTCCTGGCCGCCGCGTACGCGCGCGACCCGCGCCCCGTCGGGGAGCTCGACGAGGGCGAGGTGACGGGGCTGACGCTCGTCGGCATGTTCGGGCTGCTGGACCCGCCGAGGCCGGAGGCGGTGCGTGCCATCGCCGAGGCGCACGCGGCCGGCGTGCGCGTCGTGATGATCACCGGCGACCACGCCTCCACCGCCGCCGCGAT from Coriobacteriia bacterium encodes:
- a CDS encoding HAD-IC family P-type ATPase; the protein is MEQRQRRQWHALPAEEVLRALGSSQRGLDDDAAARLLEEHGENLLQAEEAPGLGTLALKQVASPLIYMLAAAAVVSVLAGHRVDAAVIGAVVLLNTVIGVAQEWRAEKALEALRAMSSPKARVLRDEQVRVIDAELVVPGDVLMLETGDRVAADGRLTHAAELRIDESALTGESDPVRKRVDPVPPETSMADRTCMVWMSSPVIGGRGRAVVVGTGMDTVMGDIAAGVQAGGREQTPLQKRLGRLGTAIGAAAIGVAVFIFGLGLLRGFEVVEMLLFAVAAAVSAIPEGLPAVISVVLAVGVRSMADRNAIVRRLPAVETLGSTTVVCSDKTGTITKNEMTVRRMWAGGRPFDATGEGYDPAGEVTARGAGPPPAEDPALAMLLEIGVVCNDAVHERADAGWRVEGDPMEGALLVVAAKAGLDVPALQRARPRTAEVPFSSERKFMATLNGIRGADGEAGADGGSTSPLTAEAEAVLYVKGAPDTLLRRCERIVRDGAEVDLSDELRDEVLRANEALAASALRVLAAAYARDPRPVGELDEGEVTGLTLVGMFGLLDPPRPEAVRAIAEAHAAGVRVVMITGDHASTAAAIAQRAGIGPADGAATLSGEELDAMEDDELARRAPEVAVYARVSPHHKLRVVRALKANGEIVAMTGDGVNDAPALHAADIGVAMGRTGTEVAKEASDMVLADDDFATIVAAMEEGRVIFANLRRVVFFLLTTNLGEVLTLTAALVVGLPLPLTAVMILWVNLVTDGVSTIPLGLEPKHGDVMRRPPRSPAEGVLDGRTLRRIVLLAPVIAVGTLGHFAYSLQHLPYEHARTVAFTTLVAFEWFRALSTRSQEHNLWEIGLFTNRWLLAGIGVAAALQVAVVHVPAAQEAFRTVALSPAEWLRALAVGSSVMVLDEALKVLVPSLKPGRGRNGADEAA